The genomic DNA tatatatatatatacatatatatatatatatatatatatatatatatatatatatatatatatatatatatatatatatatatataaaacatccctgcgaggcccaaatggaagagagtagattaagataccactcatacatcacattcaaattaagaaattaagaaagtatatatatatatatatatataatttaatttgaattcaatttgaataaaattacagCTAAATGATCCATCATCAGCTCAGATGTACAATTCACCTCATAAAAGGGGACTTTTCCAAGATGCTAGGCTTGCAGCATGCAGCTGTGAAGTTGAggtacatttaatttattattagcaATCTTAATGActatcccccgcacgctggactgaccaagtatctgcagcgacgggcgcttccacggtagcaagtcttcgcctggccgaatttagaactgaatggaggcagctggttgaccgcacatcatagtcacgatcctcagtgatgagggaaccgacagcaatatataatgactatagtatattaaaatatttcttatattttagTGGAAGCTGGAGATTTTGGACCGTAATTGGTATCCAAATTATTTGATGAAGGCTACTTGCAAGCCATCGGCGTGTTTTCTGCCAGGTTATTCGTGcaaggaaaaaaaaatcaacgtatGTACACACATGCATTAGATAACAATAATTTAGTGTAAGATGCTGTttgataattacatttttttttatttttcttgtcaGATAAATATTTTGAAGTTAAAGAAAAACGGCGACAAATCAGTGGCAGACCTACCTAAAGATCTgaatgataaatatataatcgTGCTTCATAATTTGACTGTCGGCTGTGAATGCTCTCTGTGATGACTCCACACGTTTAATTCTCTCCACATTTCTCCAAGATCTCTACCAGCTCgatattatgttataaaatatatgtatgtaatcgatattgcaaaataaaattgttttaagaaacctataattacatattatttatttctactattatatgtatactagtctTATGCCCGTTGATTTAAACGGAGGGttttgaaaaggaattgaaacacgaataaaaataaagttaaagaaatcgaaacgactggtttcgaaaagaaattgatgcacgaattagaaattacgaagtgattatgaattatgaattacgttttgtgcatcgccgacgctcTAAacccttcgcccccagcgcccccaatgcaCCCTGGCATCAGGGGCGGCACCCCAGGGCCTTCGCCCctagcgcccccgatgccttcggcgcccccggcgccccgaGGCCTATGCCCCCAGCTcccccgacgcctccggcgcccctgGCACCTCCGACGCCCCGAGGCCTTCGCCTCCAACGCCCCCGGCGACTCCGAgcctccggggccttcgccctcagcgccccGGCGCCTCTGGCTCCCTGCGCGgttccggcaccccggggccttcaccCACAGccccaaaatgaaaaaaaaatgaaaaaacagaaaaaacgaaaaaaaaaaaattcgttccccatatatttttattatacatatatattgctgtcgATTCCCTC from Arctopsyche grandis isolate Sample6627 chromosome 1, ASM5162203v2, whole genome shotgun sequence includes the following:
- the LOC143918345 gene encoding uncharacterized protein LOC143918345 codes for the protein MATLVGVILSNNRQMNGIQWSRFNSVHHIVFDGDKCIDEQCNRRLSADRTAMVHIPDLNDPSSAQMYNSPHKRGLFQDARLAACSCEVEWKLEILDRNWYPNYLMKATCKPSACFLPGYSCKEKKININILKLKKNGDKSVADLPKDLNDKYIIVLHNLTVGCECSL